The nucleotide sequence TGTCGACCAGCGAGGTAAAGAAGCGCTACAGCCGTGCTCGGCCGTTCATGGTCAATGGCCGGCCAAGTTGCACGCCAACGTCGGATAGTGGACTGCGGAAGGATGGGTCCTATCCTTCAGGTCACAGCGCGATTGGCTATGGCTTCGGCCTGATCCTTGCGGAAATCGTGCCTGATCGTGCGGCCCAGTTGGTCGCGCGGGGGCGGGCCTATGGCGACAGTCGCCGTATATGCAACGTCCATTGGATGAGCGACATCGAGGAAGGGCGCAATGTTGCCGCCGCAACGGTCATGCGCCTTAACGCCGATCCTGCGTTCCGCGCCGATCTTGACGCCGCCCGTGCGGAAGTGGCCGCATTGCGTGCGAAGAGCCCGGTCACGCCCACCACTTGCGCTGCTGAGTCCGAAGCGTTGGCCAGGACTGCGGCGTTCTAGAGCCTCGAATTTATGGCAGGAGCACGGTCGACCCGGTCGTGCGCCGCGCTTCAAGTTCGGCGTGGGCGCGGGCGACTTCCTCCAGCGGATAGGTCTGCCCCACGGTCACCGAAAGCGCGCCGCTGGCGATCATCTCCCACACCCGCGCCGCGCCTGCTTCGCGCTCGTCCGGATCGGCGTAATAGTGATAGAGCGTTGGCCGGGTGACGAAGAGCGAGCCCTTTTGCGAGAGTGTGCCGAGCGCGACGCCTGTGACAGGGGCCGAGGCATTTCCATAGCTGACGATTAGGCCGCGCGATGCGACCGAATCAAGGCTGGCTTCCCAGGTATCCTGTCCGACGCCGTCGAAGGCCACGTCGACGCCTGCGCCACCGGTGAGATCGCGCACCGCTGGCGCAACCGCATCGGTCGCGTAATTGATCACATGGTCCGCGCCCGCCGCCAACGCGGCACGGGCCTTGGCTTCGGTCGAAACCGTTCCGATGACTTCGGCGCCAATATGCTTGAGCCACTGCACCAGCAGCAGCCCGACCCCGCCCGCCGCCGCGTGGACCAGGACCGGCATCCCTGCCTCCACACAGGCGCAGCGCTCGATGAGGAATTCCGCCGTGCAGCCCTTGAGCGTTGCAGCAGCGGCGGTCACGTCGTCGATTGCGTCCGGTAGGCGCAGCAGCGTTTCGGCGCGGTAGATCCGCGCCGTGGCATAAGCGCCGAGGGTGGGTCCGAACGTGGTGACGCGGTCGCCTTCGGCAAGGCCGCTCACGCCCGGGCCAACCGCGACAACGCGCCCTGCCGCTTCCGAGCCCAGCCCGCTGGGCAGCGCAGCGGGGTAGATGCCGCGGCGGTAATAGGTGTCGATCATGTTGAGGCCGACGGCGGTATGCGCGACCA is from Novosphingobium sp. MMS21-SN21R and encodes:
- a CDS encoding phosphatase PAP2 family protein is translated as MKLGLRIVLAGVVMLGAGSAYSNSDGPVQMWQTQAAQPKASYLGGQPLPGGLELVPLPPVAGSARETRDLAGAEAAIQQQSGPRWDLAAADADLRPGRASAAFSCAAGFPIDHDHAPALNALLDRALADLGLSTSEVKKRYSRARPFMVNGRPSCTPTSDSGLRKDGSYPSGHSAIGYGFGLILAEIVPDRAAQLVARGRAYGDSRRICNVHWMSDIEEGRNVAAATVMRLNADPAFRADLDAARAEVAALRAKSPVTPTTCAAESEALARTAAF
- a CDS encoding quinone oxidoreductase, which gives rise to MHARVARITRTGGPEVIEWVDAELPAPAAGEVLVAHTAVGLNMIDTYYRRGIYPAALPSGLGSEAAGRVVAVGPGVSGLAEGDRVTTFGPTLGAYATARIYRAETLLRLPDAIDDVTAAAATLKGCTAEFLIERCACVEAGMPVLVHAAAGGVGLLLVQWLKHIGAEVIGTVSTEAKARAALAAGADHVINYATDAVAPAVRDLTGGAGVDVAFDGVGQDTWEASLDSVASRGLIVSYGNASAPVTGVALGTLSQKGSLFVTRPTLYHYYADPDEREAGAARVWEMIASGALSVTVGQTYPLEEVARAHAELEARRTTGSTVLLP